The genomic interval TGATTGGTCGCGAATCGATTTCCAAAGACTTCGATGTTGAGCCACCTGGCAAGTTCGATTGGATGCCTGCTTCTCTGGCGAATGTTTGGGTTCCGCAAATAGTTGTTGGGGGAGTCCAGCCGTACAACGACTACCCTCGCGTGGGCATGTTGCCTGCCTTCAGTCGTCGCGCCGTCGATGCGTTGCGAGTCGAGCTTGAAGCGAACGGCGAGATCTTGCCTGTGCAATCGAAGACGGGTGATTACTTCGTTTACAACGTGCTGACGAAGTCGTTGGCGTTGGATGTAGATAAATCAGAAATCACTTTCGGGCCTCCTAACATCAGTAAAGAGACCGCTTTTATGGTCGATCGCTTTGAGTTTGACGAGACCAAGCTAGTCGAACATGCAATCTTTCGAATTCGCGAGTATCCCCAGGTCGTGTTGGTCACTGAGCAATTCAAACGCAAGGCGGACCAAGCGCAGTTAAACGGATTGAACTTCGTTCCGGTGTTCCCGATACCCGAAGGGCAGAATTGGGACGACATGGAAAGGGCTCGATGGCGAGCGAGAAGGAAGTCGGTTGAACCACTGCGAGGCCACTGCCTGACGATTGTGTTGCCGACCGCTAAGCGCAAAGCGACGGAGGATGAGAAGGTCGCAGCACGAAGAGTCCTCCACTCGCTTGAAAGCGTCTTGGCGGGCCACGTGGAAAGCATGGATCGCGGATTCATTGGATCGGTCGACGAGACGAGCGAGCGTAGGGGCGAACTGCTACTCTATGTCACTTGTCCTGACGTCGACGATCTGATCGAAAACCTTCGGCCGTGGGTTGCCGAAGTTGACTGGCCGAAACCGCTGAAGCTAGAAAAACTGTACTGCAGCCGATTCGATGTTCACGCAGAATGGGAACCGGTTGATTGATTTCCTAGCGTGAGAGAGCTTTCAAATGAAAGTGATTCAATTACCGGATGAGTTAGCGGCGAGATTAAAAGTGCTGGGCTGGGAAGGTGCGGCAACGATCGATGTCACAGCGTGCGAGAAGAAACTGCAGCACGCGTATGGGCTGAAGATTTCGGAGGTTGCACGTGAGTTCCTGCTGCTGTTTGGCGGATTGGCCATCAGCGACAATAACAACGTGACGGTCCATTTGACTCCGGCGAAGATTCGAACCAGGGAACGTCGCGGTCACCTTTCGTGGAGTAACAAGTCGCTCTACCCGATCGGTATACTTCGTGATTCGACCGTGATCCTGATGAATCCTGACGGTGTGACGTTCTCTTTTTGGGATTACTTGTCACCGTTCGCGGACACGCCGGTCGCGACTCTGCAGAGATTCACTCAGTCGATTTATCCGATTTGATTTGCACCACTTGATCCCGAACATACGCAACGCCCAAAAAAATTGACGGATGCTACGGCAACCAAGCGAGAAGTGAATCATTACCGGAAAGACGTCCTTGAGTTTACGCAAGATCTGCGGACAAACAGTCTTTTAGCCAAGTTTCGCGCCGCTTTGTCGTCGAACGGTTTCCCGGCTGATGAAGTGTTGCTTGCGGGCTACCTGGAGAACGAGGAGGGGATCGTCGTCGGCGCAATTGTTAGCAAGGACAGTGTGGTCCATGAATTCGAGTACGATCACGAAACAAAAAAGCTGAATCGGTTCAGCAAGGTAAAGCCGAGCTCGATTGAAACATACATCGACGCGATCCACGTTGCCGTCGAGTTCTTCGACGAGCTATTCGCTAAACTGCGAGTGCCCAAGAAAGGTGGCAAATAAGACATGAATGATCGAGACACCGCGATTCAAGCAATACGTGATAACATCCACAAGCACGGATTTCACATCTACTTTCTTGCTGCCGATTCGACT from Stieleria varia carries:
- a CDS encoding SUKH-3 domain-containing protein, whose protein sequence is MKVIQLPDELAARLKVLGWEGAATIDVTACEKKLQHAYGLKISEVAREFLLLFGGLAISDNNNVTVHLTPAKIRTRERRGHLSWSNKSLYPIGILRDSTVILMNPDGVTFSFWDYLSPFADTPVATLQRFTQSIYPI
- a CDS encoding imm11 family protein — encoded protein: MNVYELTYFADDPRFSGFEFPEDAPSLIGRESISKDFDVEPPGKFDWMPASLANVWVPQIVVGGVQPYNDYPRVGMLPAFSRRAVDALRVELEANGEILPVQSKTGDYFVYNVLTKSLALDVDKSEITFGPPNISKETAFMVDRFEFDETKLVEHAIFRIREYPQVVLVTEQFKRKADQAQLNGLNFVPVFPIPEGQNWDDMERARWRARRKSVEPLRGHCLTIVLPTAKRKATEDEKVAARRVLHSLESVLAGHVESMDRGFIGSVDETSERRGELLLYVTCPDVDDLIENLRPWVAEVDWPKPLKLEKLYCSRFDVHAEWEPVD